CCCGAAGAATTCTCAACCTAAAATTAATAATCAGAAGACACATGCACCTCAGAAGAGCACTATGACAAGAATGGCTTGAGCATCTCCAAGAACAATCCCAAAATCTGTAACTCAATTTATCAGTTATGCAGCCCCAAAGCCTCCCAGAACTCCATTATTAATCACAATGTTTAAGACAACACAGAAGTGTCAAGTAATTTGTATCTCTTCCACAAAAATAAGAATTTCTGCATAATCTGATCAATTGAAGGTGAAAAGCGGGAATACCATGCTCACTAGTAAATTGGTTCAGCAATTTATTTCTCGTATAGCTCACGTCtcagaccaaatttgggaaaCCGTTGCCTCAAGATTCACTTCAGGAAGAACTTCTGTAGGACAAGCTACGTGGGTTCATCATGCAGCAAGTTTAGAAAGATTCCGATTTGCTTCTGGTTCCTATATTAACTACTTTTCAATGCCTTTACGCGGTGAAACAGTTGAATCCACACACTCACAACTTTCACAATACGTATCGACGAATCATGAGCACACAACAGTGTCTCCTTTTCAATTTTAATGAATCAGAATCTCGAGACTTAGTAAAGAGTACTTCGTGGATTATATGGAGTGAACGTAAGCTAATCAGCATATCAGTAGAAAAAAACTAGTCAAGCAGTACCACCATAACACTGACGGCACCATATTGAATGATATACCTGGCTTGTAGCAACACCAAATATCTTTTGCTCGAACTTTTCAGCTATTTTATTGAGCTCTGCCAATCCCTCCGGGCCAGAAATTGGAAGGTGTCTCTTCAGAGTTTCCAGTCTATAAGTATGAAACAGTAGATTGAAATTAATATAAGACTGGAAGTACCTTAGGAAACTGCAAGTGATTGAAAATAACAACAGGTAATGAAGATGCATATATCAGGCATCAAGTAACGGAATACGCCAATATAATAACAAAAATACATCTGCTATAATATTCTCTACTAGCAATATCATTTTGTACATAAAAGAGTGTCTCTATTAACATTGCTGTGATATAGAAGAGAAACATTCGCAATAGAATTCTCTTATAGCAATACGTCATGCTATCATTAACAATCAACTTCAACTAGGAGTTCATTTCTTTATTCCTCAACTAAGAGTTCATTTCTTTATTCGTTATGTTAAATCATCAATCTTCTGCCCCTCTATTTGTCGTAATTTGTAGCCATAAATCCAATTCAATGCAGAGAACTTCCATTGACTGAAACTTAATTTCAAATGTCAATTAAGGATGACTGTTCAGAGCTAGTAATTTCTTTGCAAGACCTAGAAGTTCATGATAACCAAGTACTAAAACTGGAAAAAAATTAACCGaaatccaaaacctaattccaaacTAAATCTTAACAAAGGTAATATCAACATAGTACCCAATGATATCTTAATTTAAAGCATAAAATTCAATTCAATGCAGAACTCCCACAGTCGGACGGCTATAATTTAATTTCAAATGTTCAATAGAAGACGATGTTCACAGCTAGTAGTTTCTTAGTAAAACCTAAAAGTATAAGACAATCAATGCTAAATCGATATGCAAATTACCTTTGACATAATTTTCGCAATCATTTTGCCGAATTCCTAACCCTAATTCAAAGCTAAAACCTAACAGCGGTAAGATACAAAGAATCAAATTGATTAGCTAACATCTAAGTGACGATCCTATGTCGAGATCCAGGTGGAAGTAGGGTTTTCCAGTCAGTAGCGTCCATGTCAGGTTTCCAAAATAACAACAGTAAAACAATCGAATTGATTAGCTTACATCTTAGTAACAATTCTCTGTCGAGAATCAGCTTGAAGTTGTGTTCTCCAATCAGTAGCGTCCATGTTAGCTTCAACTTTCTCACAAAGAAGACGCTGATGAAATCCTAATATCAGAGTCTATTAAAATTGAGATTATCGTTGTtcttattgaaacattctcgctGAATCGTCACCTGACTTTTGTTAGGTGTGCACAATCAGTAGCGTCCATGTTAGCTTCAACTTTCTCACAAAGAAGACGCTGATGAAATCCTAATATCAGAGTCTATTAAAATTGAGATTATCGTTGTtcttattgaaacattctcgctGAATCGTCACCTGACTTTTGTTAGGTGTGCATGTGCAAAGACGAGTAATCTGAGGAGTGacgcctatcaaaaaaaaaaaaaaaggaaaaaaaatctgagTGACGAAGTCAACCAAAACTGGTCAATCTCGACTAAACTATAGGGAGAGAGTCACGATTTATTTTAAAATTCCGGTTTTAGAAACCCATTACAGGGGCTTCACAATTTAATAGAGGGGATTCATTTGGATTCCTAGTGACCAAAATATTGGTTACGGGGTATTCTTGATTCAATGCCAAATATCTAGAATACCTtcaactaaaatcaaaacctaattctaAATCAAAAATATgctcatttttcttcttaacttccTCTCCTTCATCAGTTGTAAATCTTTCCctcttttttcaatcaaaatcattTCGCCGTCCTCGAtcaatcgacgattcgaaaaactTATAATCGTCGATTGAATTCTCTACTAAAGATGCAGAAGAAGCATATTGATAAAAGTGATGGTAATCAACAAACAAATTATGTTTGAAATGGTTAAATTCATGGAAACGATAGAAAAATTAGGTttcagaaccagttacggttggattttccaaaaaaaaaaacaaaactgtaACTGTTTTACAGTTGGGTTCGACCATAAAAAACCAGCCATAACTGATTTACAGTTGGGTtcgaacaaagaaaaatcaaccgTAACTGTTTTACAGTTGGGTTCGGCTAAAAAAAACCCTAGCTGTAACTGATATACAGTTGGGTTCGACCGAAAAAACCCAGCCGTAACTGATTTACAGTTGGGTTCGTTTAGGACGATACCTAACCATAAAACCAAAAAAcacaaccgtaactggtttacaATTGGGTTTCCCAAATTTTACTTAGTGACGGTTAGGTTCATCATCACCTAAGCGTAAATTTGTCTTATGGTTGGGTACGATGGAAAAACCCAACCGTAAACCGCtctaaaaaactaaaaaattcaTCTTTTTTACATACTTTCATTAagtttgagaaataaaaaggacATTGGTCAGGTGAtttgaaatctagggttttagTTAGAAAAGAATATCCATTTTTTTCTTAACTTTTTCTTCCCACGAAAATACTACACTTAATCTTATTTTTTATCACTAATTAAATAGAAAACCTTATTAATCTAATTATTAGCTAATTAAATTATTAGCACTCACTACATGAGGGATGTTTAGCCAATATGAAAATATTTTAGATAAGGGGTTTTGAAATTACTAACGgatgacccgtttttgtcttattagttaAGCTCCACTATTGGATTGTGAAGCCTCTATAATAGGTTTCTTTTAGAATGGAAGCTGCAAGGCACGAAGCATGTCATAGAAATTTTGTGGCAGAGTGGAATCCTCTGTGATACAATATAATATATACTCCCTccattcttttttaataggccggttttgtttttagcgaaatttaaggaaattaagagaactaatcattgaaagtggtcctcatgacacttgtcaataaaagaagtgaagtgaaatggtccatgtgacacttgttagcaaaataagtaaagtgaagtggtccacatgacacttgtcaccaaaagaagttaagagaaaagtggtcccaaaaaattaaagtaacatttgattttctcaattaagaaactggcctatttttttgaaacttttatttatagaaactggcctattaaaaaagaacggagggagtagtatacATACTACATGAGATGATATTAGGGGGATGGCTTTTGAATTCTGATTCAGCCATTTGAActtgtcttcttcttcaataagattGAAATCTCTCATGAAAGGGGAGTAATTTGCATTGTGCTTCAGCATGATCGAAACCGGTAGTTGTTGATCTTCATGGAAATGTAGACCCACGTCATGTTGAAATAAATCGTTTTCAGTTATCAGTGATCTATTTGAAACGATTATCGCAATCGAAATAAACACCCTTCAGACTATAAgaacaaaacaataaaaataagaaaacttagAAATTGATTACAGGAGATCACAATAAATagtgatagttttattcaaaattatAAATACTACCCAAATCTGTGTGGAGGATCTGAATATTCAGATCAAACCACAAAGATTGGGATCTATTTtacaaagattgaagaagaaaaacaagagaatagttgagtattttttttcttcttctctggagcAATTTCGAGATTGAGGGGGAGAATGGGTATATGAATGTTGTTCACAGAAATCGATTTTGATGCCTCTTTCAAAGAAAAATAATCAATTGAAGGTCTAAGACTAATAATATTCATATCTCAAGAAAATGCAAAGGAGCAGCAAGCACATGCGAGGAGGCCAAAGATGCAGAAGTAGTTGAAGCCAAAgcagcactagcaacaatactTCGTGCAAAGAAGAAACAGATTCGTAATCTTCATTTAGAAGGGGATAGTATAAATGTAATAAATGCCATAAATTATAAATAGGGGTAGTTAAATGGACCTTAAATAATGTAATAATTGATTGTCAAAAACATTTGTCTATTTTCGAGTCTTGGATGTGTACTCAGGTTCCTAGACAAAGCAGTGTTCTGAAAACTGGAACGGACCGGCCGGTCGGCCCAGAAAACCCGTGACCCAGTAACATTACCGGTCTGGTCCAACAATGACCCAATAACTTTAAAGAAAACCGTGTTAAATCTTAAAAACCGGATGACCCGGACGGTTCGACCGTTGACCCATGCGAACCAGTATGGTATAATACTGGTCTGACCcgtgaaaattaaaaaccaaaaaaaaaaactctttatctttcttttttattttcttatgaaaacAGATCTTTGAATATTTGATTAACTTATCTTAATGAAATTGAAACACTCAATCCAAAAATCACTCAACAAGGGGAATGAAACATAAAAACCCATGATGAAATCATGAAATAACAATAGATTTTGATTTCTTAAAGGAGACTTATAGATctttgatttctctgttttttgcCATAAACATTAGAAGATGCGGAATAGATTTTTGATGTATAATTATTGATTTTCGGCATAGAATAATAATATACTTTAATCTTCGAATCCAGATAGAACTGCCGATTTTTGATCCTTCAAATGAAGATGGAGGTCGCTGTGTGTGGGACGGAGGctaagagtttgagagagttaACGATAGGAGTAGGTAAAGGTCGTGTGGTCGGTGGGAAGGTGTGGATGgtgtaaaaaacaaaaatatgagagtcaaaaatataaataaaacaaACTATAGAGGCGTTACAAAGATTCACtcaacttcttctttctttttgcaAAAGTGTGGTCAACTGAATTTATACTGCAGGCAAGTGTATCTGACCCACGAACCCAGTTGACCTACTGGTTGGACCGTGTGATCCCTAACCCAGTGACTTTGCTGGTTCGACGTCCGGGACGGTTTTCAGAACATTGAAACAAAGCAATGAGTTTTCTGATATGTTAGATTAAAAAGCTAGGACAAGTAAAAATATTGTATGGTGGGATCAATACGACCTGTCTGAATGGTTGAGTTCTCCTACATTTGATAATGAGAATATGTACTAGTTAAGTTTTTTCGAAATAAAATCTcaattcttattaaaaaaaactcATCATTTTTTTCTTAGTTAATTTACTATTCTCTCCCTCAAATACCTCTCTCATATCCTTCTGAGCATAAGTGTCACATGAGTTTGATTTTGAAGCTCTGTAATATATGTATTCAAGTGACATTTTAACCTCATTCGTTGAGTTACTTTTGAGAGTTATGTAAGGAGAGACATATGGTCACGGGACTAGTTGTTAgctactaaaaaaaaatcaaatgactATGTCAGATTTGTCAGATTGAGACTCTTCAaaagagtgtgcacaaaattgaaTTCACTGCGACCTCCACACCTTTCAACCAACGAATTAAGATCAAATATGTAAGGATTTCGTTTTAAGTATATTGAGAATTTGCAACACATGTTTGCAAGGTACTCCCACGAACTCAAAATTGGAATGTACAATACGCTTCATTTGTTTTTGGCTTTGGTTACACTGTAAAATGTGCATGGCCTTCTTTAGCTTTGACTGATATATTATGAAAACTCCATCATTGTTTCTCTTCTAATGTAAAACAAAGTGAACCAACTATACTGTTCGTGAGACTTATCAaaaatgacacatgtataaaTGGTTGTTGCATGCTTCAGAATGAGGTTGTTCTCATTTATAAGGCGATCCTTGTGCTCGGACATATAACCTTTTGCAATTTCATTTTCAAAAATCTTTATCGACGCCTGATCATATCAAACAACAAATTCCCTTAAAGttggttttgggtgagataaTAAATTCGTCATTTGCTACGGCTGGTGATGTCCATCCCAACGAAAAATATACCACGATGGTATCCATTCCCCACGGATTTCATATAAAGTTGCAAGCCACACATTATTTTTTAGATTATATTTTGAAGGAACGACTTCCAAATCTCTTCGAAGTCATGTATATTATATGTCCGGTGGATACATATTTTCCTAGCACGCTTGAATATAGAATTTGAATAGTACACGTGAGAAAGGTAtcaccataaaataaaataaattatatgCCAAAGGCACAAGCAGTGGCGCGTATTAGGGAACACTTTCCTTACATATGCACACATGACACAGTCTTGATCGGTAATAATAGATGTTGGACGATCTCCACACATCGCCTTAAGCCATTTTTAAACAACCAAATGAAATTAGATTCGACTTCATCTTGAAGAAGTGCATTGCCAAATTATATGGACCTGTAATGATGATTAAACCCAGTAAATTGTGAAAAATGCATTTGATATCTATTTGTGCTATACGTGGTGTCAAAGGTAACCACATCGCCGAAATGCTCATAAGCTATACAGGACCTAGCATTCACCCAAAACAAATTAACTGCTCTCACATCTCTATCAATTTAAAGTGAGCAGAAAAACTGGAAACTTTTCCTTTgcttactttaaaaaaaaattaagaactgATTATGCACCTCCAACTTCCAACTCATAACGCCTGATTGTCCGTAAATAATTATAACAATTTATTTTGTCAAATTATATAGTCCAACCAACGAAGATCGCATgaacttttgttattcaaatattTTCTCTATTGAATATGTTATTTAGATTCTTTACGACTTCTGGCATGCAGTGATCAGGCCGCAACTGTATCCTTTTCAAAGGAGACACAAATTCATAGTTATGCTTATCCACAAATTTTGTTAAAGGAATATACAATCACTTTTCTACTGGCCAAGTATAATctgaatttttctagtgcaaataTTATAACCAAAAATTCTTTTTCGGGgtggaatagttgatttgtgcatggTTTAGGGTCATGGATACATAGCAAATCACGTGATACAACTTGTCTgttttttgacccaaaacggctccaactgtgtagtcacttgcatcacccattaattcaaatggtaagCTCCAATCCAGTGACTCGATAATTGGTGCGCTTGTAAACAATTCTTTCAatctatcaaaggcatccttgtacTCCTTGTTGAAATTTAAAAATAACTTCTTTTGGTAACAATTTGCACATCGAcaatgagattttggagaaatatttgataaaccgcctgtaaaaacctgcatgaccaagaaacgagcgaatctccctcaccgaaatgggatattgtaagtttcttattaagtctatctttgctcTGTCAACTTCGATCCatcgagaggacacaatgtgacctagcactacaccatggtttaccataaagtggcatttctcccaattaagaacaagattagtgtctatgcatcttttaagtacaagttcaagattttgtaaacaaatatcaaatgaattgccacaaacactaaaatcatccataaatacctaaaTTATGAGTTCCACGTAGTCAAAAAATATACTTACCATACACatttgaaaagtggcaggcgcgtTGCAAAGACCAAATGACAACCTTTTGTATGAAACTGTACtaaaaggacaagtaaaagtagtatTCTCTTGATCTTTCGTTGCAATAAAAATCTGATTATCCTCAATAgccgtccaaaaagcaataatgtgaatgtcccactaacctttctaacatctgatcaagtgatcctttcgggttgcggtattaagctttctgtagtctatgcacattctccatccagtttgaactcttgtaggaaaaagttcatcatcttgatttctaaaacAGGGACACTGATTTCTTAGGTACCACTTGTACatggctaacccatttgctgtcagaaattgggtaaatcaccgcCACAATTAGCAATTTGAGGATTTCTTTCTtcacctccatcattggggggttaaacCTACGCTGAGTATCACATACTGGCTTAATATCATCTTACATTAGGATTCTGTGCATACACATTGATGGACTAATGTCTTTATATCggaaattgtccaaccaatagccgttttgtgctcttttagAACTATAaatagacgttcttcttgtattgaggtgaggttctttgcaataatcaccgaaagctcttctttatcacccaagtaggCATACTTTAATTGGTTCGGAAGCGGCTTCAATTCAAGTTttggtgcctgcacaatagaaggttaCGAAACCTCATTAGtcacgggtaaagaaatataagaaatattacttGTTTTGGCTTCTTGTAGTACCATTAAAGCGCCACATATCTCCATCAGTTTTTTTACTGAGTCAACATCCAGGTTCGGCTGCCCGTGAACATTCAAATCAATGCTATTCcgtaacacaactccaagttcatttGCACtgctcaaatcaaacatttgttgcgctaacgaaccaataacattgaTAGAGAAAGCTGAGTCAATATCACTAGGGTAACGCATAGTTTCAACGATATTGAACCGTATAATcaccttatcaaattccatagtgagtttacactatcaacatcaatcttcatctttgcagttttcataaacggtctcccaagaagtaacgaagtagatgaactaTTTTCTGCATTCTGCATATCCACAAtatagaaatcaaccggaaatatTAGCTCATTCACTTGAAATAATACAttatccacgactcccttaggatatatatttgacttgtttgctaattgaaTAATAATCCTTGTATAttttaaaggtccaagattcaaagaatcataaatatcggctgacataacacttatggatgctcccaaatcaagcaaagcacgctcaaattGTTGGTTACCAATGGTAACTGGAACTGTGAAACCACCAGGATCTttacactttgtaggcatcttcttaagtAACATACAGCTGTAACATTTTCGCCCACCTGAGTAATATCATAAGCAATCAacttatccttccttgtacacaaatccttcaaaaccttggcatacatGGAATATTGATGTGTATCttgttgaagatcttgatttcCTTGTCTTGAGATTCTTTATTTgatttggcaaaacgactaggagGTGGTATAGTAAAGGTGGGAACTGTGTCCTTGGGTTCACATACAGTTAAGATGGTAGTTTCCCAGCTGCTCGTGCTTCTAACTTTCCTATGGAAGCGGCTAATTGACTCATTTGTGTCTCAATGTTATTAATCGCCATATCCTGCTTCTGTATGTAAGTTTTAAGCAAATCCTTAAGATTGGATCCTTGATTATGAGGTTGTTTATGCTACTGGAATTGTTATTGTTGAAATCCATTTTGTATCATATATGGATTGGGAGTTGCTGCTTGCTTGTTGACATAACTGAAATCATGATGATCTTTCCATCCACGGATATAAGTATTTGAGTTGGATCGTATCTTGACCTTTGTTTAGGAAACATAGCATTTACCTTGGAATCCTCTTCATATTAGGGAACAACTACATATGCTATACGTTGGAACATCTTTTCCATATTACTCATTCGTTGCTCCATGTGTGAAGAATCTCTCATCTCACTAACTTTTCTTACCTTCGATGAATCTCTAGTGTAAAATTATTGTGTGTTTGCGGCTATGCTTTCAATCAAACTAGGAGCTTCCTCGATAATTTTATTATCAAATGCACCACTACTAGCAGCATCAATCAAGTGCCTTATGTGTGGTAATAAACCCTCATAAAAGTGCATCATAATGAATTGTGGTGGTATTTAATGATACGGACAGCTCGCCAACAATATCTTGTACCTCTCCCAATATTGATATAAATATTCTCCAGTAATCTGCAAAATGCCACTAATTTCCTTACGAATATATGCAGCTTTAAAagcgggaaaatatttctctaaaaacGTCTTTTTCATTCCGGTCCATATGGGAATACTTCCAGAAGGGAGATAATGTATCTGCCAGTGAAAATGGAAAAGCTTGTAGAAAAGATATATCAGAATCCTCATCACTCTTTCTCAAACTTCTTACCTTATTATAAAACTGCTGCAAATGTCGATTAGGGTCTTCACTCCATAGTTCCTTGAACTTCGAAAGATAATGAAAGACATTTGACTTAAGTTCCACTCTATCATTCAGAGTAATACACACTGGTTGAGAATCCAAACATGGGGATGTTAGATCTCTCAACGTCTTCCTTTCCgtaggtggaggtggtggaagtGTTGCACCGTTCATCATCTCTAATGTAGACGGTTCTTGTTGTGGTTGTTGATGTTAATACTATTCCCATGCGAATTTTGAATGTCGCACCTTAGGTAATCCCAATatttcggtgccagagattaagtagcTGAAACcaaaaatcaagaaaacaaaatttaaaagctaaaaagaaaatataaaaacaaaataacaactaaagccaCCGACTGCACCCCGACAACGACGCAAAAATTTGATGCATGTCGTAGGtgtaatcaaattaataatcttatttgcACTCAATTATAAGTAATATGATggaagtcaagttcgttcccacgaagagcagtgagttttagttgtcaaatatgtcacaaagtggggttttgttttagattttaaataaagtaaataaaacgATTAAAAAGATTAAGTTATAAACGATAGAGAGAAATATGATCAAGGAattcttcttcgttactaaaccgtcaatgagttactATACTTGTCTACTCGTTGTTAATCATAAATTATCACCAACCATGGGATAATACCTAGATCAGTATTATCCCCTAAAtttcttatatcactggatatggaagttctcgactaccagattctattcgtctaaaccacctaatagtagatcactcaaggtgtaatttggtcgaagactttatattttgtgaatttataggttgatcctactagttagactcttatatcaaggtctactccttagtgttgtttatacacacaatcgctccacagaatccctctgcaaggtctcatgccctttacttgtgtacaagttattcgactattacttatctcctaacccaATACTAGCGTTATATTAAGTCaataaatcaatttagttggccacctaaacaatctatcaatcaatcaatcataaacattCGTTATAGTATAAACAaatgataatcatatgaagatttTCAAAGtatattaatataataactcaaatcttattttaaacttagaattcatcctcgatcaataggtgtttagataCTCATAGATTTAAAAACATCCATGGTATACATATacaaaaagtaaagagataatgtTACGAAAGATGAACTGCTCTGAAACCCTACTTTTCGCTTCGTATGTTGTTTCTCCTCTCCGAGACTTACAATTTCGTATTTTCTCTCTACATGGCCTAATatctatttatataggtttacattgcttgaccTTCAAATATCTAAGTCGGTTAAGGAACCCGACCCTAAGCTATGAAAGAAAGACCTAAAAGATAGTGTACCCTCCTTTAAAAAACTGTCCAGGAAATTTTAGTATCTGTACCAGGTATGAGTACGCATCCAGTTCACGAAATTCATGTTTCCGATGCTACACGTACCCAGTACGCATACCCTCATGTAGACATCGATATTCGATAAGCTTGTTTTGCCCGTAACTTTCTtgcccgaactcggaatgacctcgttATTTTTTAATTCTCTCTTTAATTGAATTAAATTCAACATATTGATAATAAATCATGAATTTGAATTATTTAATCTTGGTCTGTGGCCTGTCTCTTGATTTTTAgcacttttgctccttttcgtcgcacttcttcgaCTTCTCTTAAACTTGGGcagttggatacttggaatacttctcttcttagatatttttagtactttgtagctcctttttggatgattcacgtaatagagaaaaataagagaaaacaagagtaataacaagaatacatgcaagaataatagctaaaacaagtatggaatgg
This portion of the Papaver somniferum cultivar HN1 chromosome 11, ASM357369v1, whole genome shotgun sequence genome encodes:
- the LOC113320542 gene encoding mediator of RNA polymerase II transcription subunit 15a-like isoform X2: MDATDWRTQLQADSRQRIVTKILETLKRHLPISGPEGLAELNKIAEKFEQKIFGVATSQSDYLRKISLKMLTMETKSNATSSSHPQYPVIELDYSSPHASEADQ